A segment of the Granulicella aggregans genome:
ATCAGCATCGGCCACATGTTTGTCGGTGGCCCGCATGTGCCGGACAAGTCGCCACGGGTCGGCTTGCTGGGCGCCGACTATAAGGTCGAGGGGGATCGCTACAAGTTCGCCAAGATCTACAACGGCCAGAACTGGGAACCATCGCTGACCGCACCGCTCACGCTTCCGGGTATCAACGTCCGGGAGGGGATGTATCTCTTTGCGGTGAATGGGCGAGAGCTGCACGCCAGCGATAACCTTTACAGCTTCTTCGACGGCACGGCCGGCAAGCAGACCGTGCTGCACGTCGGCTGGAAGGCGGACGGTACCGGCGCGCGCGATGTGACCGTGGTGCCAACAGCGTCGGAACATGGCCTGCGAAATCTCGAGTGGATTAACGAGAACCGGCGCAAGGTCGACAAGATGAGCGGCGGCAAGGTCGCCTACATCTACATGCCGAACACGGCGGGCGCGGGTTATACCAACTTCAACCGGTACTTCTACGCACAGTTGAACCGGCAGGCGCTGGTGCTGGATGAGCGCTACAACGAGGGCGGCCTCATCGCCGACTACGTCACCAACGTACTGAGCCAGAAGCCACTGAGCGGCGCGATCGAGCGCGACGGCAAGCCGGTACACGATCCTGTCGGCGCGATCTTCGGGCCGAAGGCGATGATCATCAACCAGTCAGCGGGCTCGGGTGGTGACGCCATGCCGTGGTACTTCCGCAAGGCCAATCTGGGAACTCTGGTCGGGGTGAGGACCTGGGGCGGACTGGTTGGCATCGGTGGCTATCCTCAGCTGCTGGATGGCGGAGGCGTAACCGCGCCGCGATACGCGATCTACGGGCTGCACGGCGATTGGGAGGTAGAAGGCCATGGCATCGCGCCGGATGTCGAGGTGGAAGAGCTTCCCAAGGAGGTTGCCGCAGGCCACGACGCGCAGTTGGAGAAGGCGGTGCAGGTAGTGCTCGACCAACTGAAGGAACATCCCGTGCCGGAGATTCCGATCCCATCAGCGCCCAACTATCACCCCAACGACGGACTAGGAGTGCAGTGACGCTGGAAACGTTTCCGGAGGACAATTTCATCGAAAACTTTTCGGGATTTTCAACCGGCGCGTGACGCAAGTCACATCTGATGGCAGCGAAGGAGTTTAGACTGTAGACATAACTTCGTCTGTTTCTTCGTTGCTACCTCCACCCTAACCGGCTTTGTGGAGATATATGCCGATTCATCCAGTGTCGTCCGGCCTTGCGTTCGCCGTCACCTCGGACTTCCTGCAGAGCCCTACCACTACCTTTGCGCCTGCAGGAACGCCGGCTCACTCGGTCGTTGGTCTATCGTGGTTGGTCTATGGGATTACGGGCGGCATCTTCCTCGTCGTCGGCGGGCTGCTTGTCTACGCTCTCCTTCGGTTTCGGCACCGCCCCTCCTCGCCGAACGCGGATCAGGAGCCGGCGCAGGTGTATGGCAGCAACCAGATTGAGCTCTCCTGGACGGTCATTCCCATTTTGATCACGGTGATGCTCTTCCTGGCGACGACGCGTGTCATCTTCAGCACGGAGCACGCCGGGAAGTCGCCGGAGGCGCTCGACGTCACGGTAATCGGACACCAGTTCTGGTGGGAGTACCGGTATCCCAAGCTCGGCATTGTGACCGCGAATGAGCTTCACGTGCCGGTCAGCGACCCGAAACATCCGACGCCAACGTACCTGACGATGTCGTCGGCCGACACGGACCACAGCTTCTGGATTCCGCGGCTCGCCGGGAAGATGGACCTGATCCCGAACAAGGTTAACACCATGTGGATCGATCCAGAGGTGGCGGGACTCTATCTTGGCCAGTGCGCGCAGTACTGCGGCACGCAGCATGCCAAGATGCTGCTGCGGGTCTATGCGGATACGCCGGAGCAGTTCGCGGCGTGGGTCGCTCACCAGCAACAGACCGCTTCGCAGAGCCCTGACGCCGTCGAGGGCAAAGCGGTCTTCGAGCATAACGCGTGCATCAGTTGCCACACGGTCGCAGGCACGGTTGCGAACGGCCGGTTCGGGCCGGATCTGACTCACCTGGCCAGCCGCGACACCTTCGCCTCGGGCGCTGTTCCCCTCACCCGCGAGAATCTTCGGACGTTTGTCGACGACCCATCGCACTTCAAGCCCGGGGTTCTGATGCCGCCGATGCACCTGAACCAGCACGATCTTGACCTTGTGACCTCGTACCTCGTCACCTTGAAATAGTCGCTGAAGAGAAGTAGACGTTGAAGAAAGGAAGCCCATGGCCACGCAGACTCCAGTACCGGCAGCCGTAGACCAGACTACAGAAACGGCTCCGCGCCGCCTTGTATTCGAGGTATTGCAGGACTGGATCTCGACCACCGACCACAAGAAGATCGGCATGCTGTACATCGGCTATTCGCTGATCTTCCTCGTCATCGCTGGATTTGAAGCCATGCTGATGCGCATCCAGCTGGCGTTTCCGAACAATCACGCGGTCTCGCCGCAGGCCTTCAACCGGCTGTTCACGATGCACGGCACGACGATGGTCTTCTTCGTCGGCATGCCGATTCTGTTTGGCTTCGGCAACTATCTTGTGCCGCTGATGATCGGCGCACGCGATATGGCGTTTCCCCGGTTGAACGCCTTCAGCTTCTGGATCTCTGCGTTCGGCGGACTGCTGCTCTACTTCAGCTACATAGGCGGCGACGGCATGTATGGGGCGGGCAGCGCTCCGGATGTGGGGTGGTGGGCCTACGCACCGCTGACGGCGCATGCGTTCTCGCCGGGTCACAGCACGGACTACTGGACGCTGGCCGTCTTCCTGAGCGGAATCGGAAGCGTGGGCACGGCGCTGAACATCGTCACCACCATCATCAGCATGCGCTGCCCAGGCATGAAGATGAACCGGCTGCCGCTGCTGGTCTGGCTCTACCTGAGCATGTCACTGCTCACCTTCGTCGCTGTCGGCCCCTTGACCGCAGCGCAGATCATGCTGATGCTGGACCGCTACCTAGGCTCACACTTCTTCGACGCGCAGGCGGGCGGCTCGGCGGTGCTGTGGATGCACTTCTTCTGGATCTTCGGCCATCCCGAGGTGTACGTGCTGGTCATGCCGGCCTTCGGCTTCGCCAGCGAGATCATCCCGGTCTTCTCGCGCAAGGCCATCTTCGGCTACACAGCGATGGTCGCCGCTTCGATCGGCATCTGCTTCGTGAGTCTCAGCGTCTGGGCGCACCACATGTTTACGGTCGGCCTCGGACCTGCGGGCAACGCCTTCTTTACGCTCTCGACGATGGCCATCGGCGTCCCGACCGGCATCAAGATCTTCAACTGGCTCGCGACCATCTGGGGCGGCAAGGTCCACTTCACCACCGCGATGCTGTTTGCCGTGGCGTTTCTCTTCCAGTTCATGCTGGCCGGTCTGACGGGAATCATGCTCTCGGTGGCTCCGCTGGACTGGCAGCTTGGCGGCTCCTACTTCGTCGTCGCCCACTTCCACTTCGTACTGGTCGGGGCGATCCTGTTCATGCTCTTCGCCGCCTTCTACTATTGGTATCCGAAGATGACCGGTCGCCTGCTCAGCGAGAAGATCGGCAAGTGGCACTTCTGGATCTTCCTCATCGGCTTCCACCTCTGCTTCGACCTGATGCACATCCCAGGCATGCTCGGCATGCCGCGCCGTATCTATACCTACGAAGCCGACCGCGGCTGGTTCCTGCTGAACTTCCTGGTCTCCACCGGTGCCGGCATTCAGACCATCGGAACGCTGATCTTCGTCTTCAACATGGTCTGGTCGTACTTCAAGGGCGAAGTCGCCGGGCCCGATCCATGGGACGCCTGGACGCTCGAATGGGCCACCGCATCGCCGCCACCAGCGTATAACTTCGCCACCACGCCCAGCGTCGCCAGCCGCCGCCCGCTGTGGGACCTGAAGCATCCTGAAGACACCGACGGCCAATACGAATAGAGAGGAGGTACCCCCGCATGAGCCAGAGCGAAGCTGCAGTCATCCCGCAAGCACAAGTCGAAGAGTGGAAGCTGCCCTCCAAAGGCGTCGTTGGCATGGCGTGCCTCATCATCGCCGAGGCGGCCATCTTCATCATCTTCGTGGTCGCGTATCTCTATTACGTGGGCAAGAGCCTCAGCGGACCGACGCCGAAAGAAGTCCTCGAGATCCCGATCCTCACCAGCATCTGCCTGCTTTCGAGCAGTATTACGGTGCATTATGCCGTCTCTTCGCTACATAAGAGCGCACGCGCGGCGACCTCGCTGTGGCTGGCGCTGACCGTACTGCTGGGCGGCATCTTCCTCGCGGGCACGGGCATGGAGTGGTACAAACTGATCGTCCATGATCATCTGACCATCCGCACGAACCTCTTCGGCACGACGTTTTACTCGCTGGTGGGCCTGCACGCGAGCCACGTCGTCATCGGTCTTATCATGCTGACGCTGGCGTTGATCTTCTCGCTCACGGGCAAGCTGAACAGTATGCACACCGAGAAACTCGAGGTCCTGTCGCTCTACTGGCACTTCGTCGATGCTGTGTGGATTATTGTCTTTCTCGTCGTTTATGTATTCGGTCGCTGAGGGCTCTGTCTTCGGCCGCTAGCTTCACC
Coding sequences within it:
- a CDS encoding cytochrome c oxidase subunit 3: MSQSEAAVIPQAQVEEWKLPSKGVVGMACLIIAEAAIFIIFVVAYLYYVGKSLSGPTPKEVLEIPILTSICLLSSSITVHYAVSSLHKSARAATSLWLALTVLLGGIFLAGTGMEWYKLIVHDHLTIRTNLFGTTFYSLVGLHASHVVIGLIMLTLALIFSLTGKLNSMHTEKLEVLSLYWHFVDAVWIIVFLVVYVFGR
- the ctaD gene encoding cytochrome c oxidase subunit I; the encoded protein is MATQTPVPAAVDQTTETAPRRLVFEVLQDWISTTDHKKIGMLYIGYSLIFLVIAGFEAMLMRIQLAFPNNHAVSPQAFNRLFTMHGTTMVFFVGMPILFGFGNYLVPLMIGARDMAFPRLNAFSFWISAFGGLLLYFSYIGGDGMYGAGSAPDVGWWAYAPLTAHAFSPGHSTDYWTLAVFLSGIGSVGTALNIVTTIISMRCPGMKMNRLPLLVWLYLSMSLLTFVAVGPLTAAQIMLMLDRYLGSHFFDAQAGGSAVLWMHFFWIFGHPEVYVLVMPAFGFASEIIPVFSRKAIFGYTAMVAASIGICFVSLSVWAHHMFTVGLGPAGNAFFTLSTMAIGVPTGIKIFNWLATIWGGKVHFTTAMLFAVAFLFQFMLAGLTGIMLSVAPLDWQLGGSYFVVAHFHFVLVGAILFMLFAAFYYWYPKMTGRLLSEKIGKWHFWIFLIGFHLCFDLMHIPGMLGMPRRIYTYEADRGWFLLNFLVSTGAGIQTIGTLIFVFNMVWSYFKGEVAGPDPWDAWTLEWATASPPPAYNFATTPSVASRRPLWDLKHPEDTDGQYE
- the coxB gene encoding cytochrome c oxidase subunit II gives rise to the protein MPIHPVSSGLAFAVTSDFLQSPTTTFAPAGTPAHSVVGLSWLVYGITGGIFLVVGGLLVYALLRFRHRPSSPNADQEPAQVYGSNQIELSWTVIPILITVMLFLATTRVIFSTEHAGKSPEALDVTVIGHQFWWEYRYPKLGIVTANELHVPVSDPKHPTPTYLTMSSADTDHSFWIPRLAGKMDLIPNKVNTMWIDPEVAGLYLGQCAQYCGTQHAKMLLRVYADTPEQFAAWVAHQQQTASQSPDAVEGKAVFEHNACISCHTVAGTVANGRFGPDLTHLASRDTFASGAVPLTRENLRTFVDDPSHFKPGVLMPPMHLNQHDLDLVTSYLVTLK